In Allocoprobacillus halotolerans, a genomic segment contains:
- a CDS encoding FtsW/RodA/SpoVE family cell cycle protein — protein sequence MKIAIVIALARITKEHNDYYLIHTTETEIKYIWKCMKVVIPPALLVLLQNDTGVVLIILVGAAFVIFSSGLRNQWFIFGFSLVGVILAIGIYLFVYQPDIFEKLLSSHQVDRFYGWLDPEGTYNKEGFQLFNSLLSYGSAGLFGHGFQSVIKVFPEAQTDFIFAVILTNYGFIGGLITIVAIIALDIIILKIGLDSTNQQDKFMTIGIIGMLLFQQIWNMGMILGLLPITGITLPFISYGGSSLLSYMIAIALFIDINSQNNIMKNRSIIS from the coding sequence ATGAAGATTGCGATTGTCATTGCATTAGCGAGAATCACAAAAGAACATAATGATTATTATTTAATTCATACAACTGAAACAGAAATCAAATATATCTGGAAATGTATGAAAGTTGTCATTCCTCCTGCCCTGCTTGTTTTACTGCAAAATGACACGGGTGTCGTTTTGATTATATTGGTTGGTGCTGCTTTTGTTATATTTTCAAGTGGTTTAAGAAATCAATGGTTTATCTTTGGTTTTAGTTTGGTTGGTGTTATCTTAGCTATTGGTATTTATTTATTTGTTTATCAGCCTGATATTTTTGAAAAACTTTTGAGTTCGCACCAAGTTGATCGTTTTTATGGTTGGCTTGATCCTGAAGGAACATATAATAAGGAAGGATTTCAATTATTTAATTCTTTATTATCCTATGGTAGTGCTGGTTTATTTGGACATGGTTTTCAATCTGTTATTAAAGTTTTTCCTGAAGCACAAACAGACTTTATCTTTGCAGTTATTTTAACAAATTATGGTTTTATTGGTGGTTTGATTACCATTGTCGCTATTATTGCTTTAGATATTATTATTTTAAAAATTGGATTAGACTCTACAAATCAACAAGATAAATTTATGACTATTGGTATTATTGGTATGTTGTTGTTTCAACAAATTTGGAATATGGGAATGATTTTGGGACTCTTACCAATTACGGGAATAACTCTCCCATTTATTTCTTATGGTGGTTCATCTTTACTTTCTTATATGATTGCAATAGCATTATTTATTGATATTAATTCACAAAACAATATTATGAAAAATAGATCTATCATTAGTTAA
- a CDS encoding RluA family pseudouridine synthase → MKQQWLIMQSMIIGDFLLEQGISQKAIKAIKMHGDIQVNGHHQTVRYLLQLGEVLTIQYPPEKNQMTPVDIPLRIVYEDDYLLVVDKPAGLPSIPTRGHPLYTLANALTFYYQKIHLDSTIHLVNRLDKETSGLMIVAKYRYIHDRMMKDLGHIERRYQAHVQGVVVTNGTIRLPIYKEPLQMKRLIDERGQEACTHYQVYQTQKNCTLMRMKLETGRTHQIRVHMAAIGHPLVGDSLYGDGQGIFDLDSYMVGFIHPITKQKIVITKK, encoded by the coding sequence ATGAAACAGCAATGGCTGATTATGCAGTCCATGATCATTGGTGATTTTTTATTGGAACAGGGCATTAGTCAAAAAGCTATCAAGGCGATTAAAATGCATGGGGATATACAGGTGAATGGTCATCATCAGACAGTTCGTTATCTATTACAACTAGGAGAAGTTTTAACAATTCAATATCCTCCAGAAAAGAATCAAATGACACCAGTGGATATTCCTCTTCGAATCGTTTATGAAGATGATTATTTATTGGTTGTTGATAAACCAGCTGGTTTACCTTCAATTCCTACAAGAGGACATCCTCTCTATACACTAGCTAATGCACTGACTTTTTATTATCAAAAGATTCATTTGGATTCAACAATTCATTTGGTCAATCGTTTAGATAAAGAAACAAGTGGTCTTATGATTGTCGCAAAGTATCGTTATATCCATGATCGTATGATGAAAGATTTGGGACATATTGAGCGTCGATATCAGGCTCATGTTCAAGGGGTTGTTGTAACCAATGGAACCATTCGTTTACCAATTTATAAAGAACCGTTGCAAATGAAACGTCTCATTGATGAACGTGGGCAAGAGGCTTGTACGCATTATCAAGTTTATCAGACTCAAAAGAATTGTACTTTGATGAGAATGAAACTAGAAACAGGAAGAACCCATCAGATTCGTGTTCATATGGCAGCTATTGGACATCCTCTGGTGGGAGATTCTTTATATGGTGATGGTCAGGGAATTTTTGATTTGGATAGTTATATGGTTGGCTTTATTCATCCTATAACCAAGCAAAAGATTGTTATTACAAAAAAATAA
- a CDS encoding NAD kinase, whose amino-acid sequence MKTYAIVCKQDQESITLSEKIKAQLNTFLIYNETNPDIVISVGGDGTMLYSVHKYIEQLDEVAFIGIHTGTLGFLTDYQRDEYQQLVEDIKKGEYHIYERHLLEVTSLEGRYLALNEVRVENNRRSQVIDVYINDDCFETFRGNGLCVSTASGSTAYNKSLGGAVINSGAELMQLSEIAGIHHNAYRSLGSSLILDKSHTIRFQSQSYQGAILGVDQLVVDLKDNDCICIQMSTQTARFLQYKNVPFTKRLKRAYLSS is encoded by the coding sequence ATGAAAACATATGCAATTGTCTGTAAACAAGACCAAGAATCAATTACATTGAGTGAAAAAATAAAAGCACAGTTAAATACTTTTTTAATATATAATGAAACAAATCCTGATATTGTGATTAGTGTCGGTGGTGATGGAACAATGTTATATAGTGTGCATAAATATATTGAACAGCTTGATGAAGTGGCATTTATTGGTATTCATACTGGAACATTAGGTTTTTTAACGGATTATCAGCGTGATGAATATCAACAGCTTGTAGAGGATATCAAAAAAGGTGAGTATCATATATATGAACGTCATTTATTAGAAGTCACTTCTTTAGAAGGACGTTATTTGGCTTTAAATGAAGTACGTGTAGAAAATAATCGTCGTTCTCAAGTTATTGATGTTTATATTAATGATGATTGTTTTGAAACTTTTAGAGGGAATGGTCTTTGTGTTTCAACGGCTTCTGGTTCAACAGCTTATAATAAATCTTTAGGTGGGGCAGTGATTAATTCTGGAGCTGAATTGATGCAGTTAAGTGAAATTGCAGGAATTCATCATAATGCTTATCGTTCATTAGGTTCATCTTTAATCTTAGATAAATCACATACGATTCGTTTTCAATCACAAAGTTATCAAGGTGCTATTTTAGGTGTTGATCAGTTGGTGGTAGATTTGAAAGATAATGATTGTATTTGTATTCAGATGTCTACACAAACAGCACGTTTTCTCCAATATAAAAATGTTCCTTTTACTAAACGTTTAAAGAGGGCTTATTTAAGTTCATGA
- a CDS encoding CYTH domain-containing protein yields the protein MLRIRTKNNQYELTLKRPYQNHQLETNIPLTQKEKDLFFQHQLKNEITDILENEGIAISELQHLFSLTTHRYDILLPEGILSLDDNTYLDQHDYEMEFEVNNEKQGFQQFLKIIEPYHLQYKHNCPSKVTRAFQAYHKNSHR from the coding sequence ATGTTACGCATTCGTACAAAAAACAATCAATATGAACTTACTTTAAAAAGACCCTATCAAAACCATCAACTAGAAACCAATATTCCTTTAACACAAAAAGAAAAAGATTTATTTTTTCAACATCAACTAAAAAATGAAATCACTGATATTTTAGAAAATGAAGGTATTGCGATTAGTGAATTACAACATTTATTTTCACTCACAACACATCGCTATGATATTCTCTTACCTGAAGGTATTTTATCTTTAGATGACAATACTTATTTAGATCAACATGATTATGAAATGGAATTTGAAGTCAATAATGAAAAACAAGGTTTTCAACAGTTTTTGAAAATCATTGAACCTTACCATCTTCAATATAAACATAACTGCCCAAGTAAAGTTACACGTGCCTTTCAAGCCTATCATAAAAACAGTCATCGCTGA
- a CDS encoding copper homeostasis protein CutC, giving the protein MKPIVEICCGSYSDALAAARAGASRIELNSALSLGGLTPSLATLIKVKQTTSLKVIAMVRSRGAGFCYSEEEYEVMKDEAKLMLENGADGLAFGFLDIHGNIDQKRTQEFVQMIHAYQKEAVFHRAFDCVADPFQAIELLIDLGVDRLLTSGLKPQAIDALDCLCQLQQQYGQQIEILVGSGVNKNNVLDIIDKTHVHQVHSSCKDWLEDCTTAMHDVSFAYAPFPHESDYEIVSEIFVKQLLDEIEKNSQR; this is encoded by the coding sequence ATGAAACCAATAGTAGAAATTTGTTGTGGCAGTTATAGTGATGCATTAGCAGCTGCTCGTGCAGGAGCATCACGTATTGAGTTAAATAGTGCTTTATCATTAGGTGGATTAACACCTTCACTAGCGACTTTAATCAAAGTCAAACAAACGACATCTTTAAAGGTTATTGCGATGGTACGTTCTAGAGGAGCGGGATTTTGTTATAGTGAGGAAGAATATGAAGTGATGAAGGATGAGGCAAAACTCATGTTGGAAAACGGTGCGGATGGTTTAGCATTTGGTTTTTTAGATATTCATGGCAACATTGATCAAAAACGTACACAGGAATTTGTTCAAATGATTCATGCTTATCAAAAAGAAGCTGTTTTTCATCGTGCTTTTGATTGCGTTGCTGATCCTTTTCAGGCAATTGAATTATTAATTGATTTAGGGGTGGATCGTTTATTGACGAGTGGTTTAAAACCTCAGGCTATTGATGCACTGGATTGTCTTTGTCAACTCCAACAACAATATGGTCAACAGATTGAAATATTGGTAGGAAGTGGTGTTAATAAAAATAATGTTTTAGACATTATTGATAAAACACATGTCCATCAAGTCCATAGTTCTTGTAAAGATTGGTTAGAAGATTGTACGACAGCTATGCATGATGTAAGTTTTGCCTATGCACCTTTCCCACATGAAAGTGATTATGAAATTGTGAGTGAAATATTTGTGAAACAACTTCTTGATGAAATTGAAAAAAACAGTCAGCGATGA
- a CDS encoding N(4)-(beta-N-acetylglucosaminyl)-L-asparaginase, giving the protein MWGIIATWRMAKEGLELAEEILKNQGDAGDAIEKAIQAVEDFPYYKSVGYGGLPNEDMEVELDAAYMNGNTLSVGAVGAIRDFANPISIARRLSHEKVNCILVSEGAEKFAHKEGFERKNMLTERAKIHYHNRMKETVQELKPYIGHDTVGMVCLDETGKMTAATSTSGLFMKKKGRIGDSPVIGSGFYVDSQIGGASATGLGEDLMKGCISYTIVQLMEMGMHPQKACEKAVFDLDLKLKQRRGQAGDLSVIAMNCKGEFGVATNIDGFSFVVCLPHQQPTVYLVKRQGNHCVYQPASQKWLDDYMQTRMAPLKRK; this is encoded by the coding sequence ATGTGGGGAATTATAGCGACTTGGCGTATGGCAAAGGAAGGTTTAGAGCTTGCTGAAGAAATTTTAAAAAATCAAGGTGATGCCGGTGATGCGATTGAAAAAGCTATTCAAGCGGTTGAAGATTTTCCATATTATAAATCTGTCGGATATGGTGGTTTGCCTAATGAAGACATGGAAGTGGAACTAGATGCCGCTTATATGAATGGGAATACTTTAAGTGTTGGGGCTGTTGGAGCGATTCGCGATTTCGCTAATCCTATTTCTATTGCCAGACGTTTATCACATGAAAAAGTCAATTGTATCCTGGTAAGTGAAGGGGCAGAAAAGTTTGCTCATAAAGAAGGATTTGAACGTAAAAATATGCTGACTGAACGTGCAAAGATTCATTATCATAATCGTATGAAAGAAACAGTGCAAGAATTAAAGCCTTATATTGGGCATGATACAGTTGGAATGGTATGTTTAGATGAAACGGGAAAAATGACTGCTGCAACATCTACCAGTGGACTTTTTATGAAGAAAAAAGGGCGTATTGGAGATTCACCAGTTATTGGATCAGGTTTTTATGTCGATTCACAAATAGGTGGGGCTTCAGCAACAGGACTGGGTGAAGATTTGATGAAAGGATGTATTTCTTATACGATTGTTCAATTGATGGAAATGGGTATGCATCCTCAAAAGGCTTGTGAAAAAGCTGTCTTTGATTTGGATTTAAAATTAAAACAAAGACGTGGTCAAGCAGGTGATTTATCAGTAATTGCGATGAATTGTAAAGGTGAATTTGGTGTAGCTACGAATATTGATGGTTTTTCATTTGTCGTTTGTTTACCCCATCAACAGCCTACTGTATATTTAGTGAAACGTCAGGGAAATCATTGTGTTTATCAACCTGCTAGTCAAAAATGGTTGGATGATTATATGCAAACACGCATGGCACCCTTAAAAAGAAAATAG
- a CDS encoding EAL domain-containing protein, with translation MILEEMVKLAKNLSIETVVEGVETKEYHDLMKSFGCDYGQGYYYDKPMSQQEFNQRYMKKMEGGIV, from the coding sequence ATTATTTTAGAAGAAATGGTAAAATTAGCTAAGAATTTATCTATTGAAACGGTTGTCGAAGGTGTTGAAACAAAGGAATATCATGATTTGATGAAATCTTTTGGTTGTGATTATGGGCAAGGTTATTATTATGATAAGCCAATGTCACAACAAGAATTCAATCAACGTTATATGAAAAAAATGGAAGGAGGAATAGTTTGA
- a CDS encoding EAL domain-containing protein, whose protein sequence is MNEKIHLLHEIGFRVSMDDFGSGYSSLNILGKLKIDELKLDKGFLQEIFEKIT, encoded by the coding sequence GTGAATGAAAAAATACATTTATTACATGAAATTGGTTTTCGTGTGTCGATGGATGATTTTGGGAGTGGTTATTCTTCTTTGAATATTTTAGGAAAGTTAAAGATTGATGAATTGAAACTTGATAAAGGATTTTTACAGGAGATTTTTGAAAAAATAACTTAA
- a CDS encoding GGDEF domain-containing protein, with translation MIFVIIMALVIVLLVFGYRVTLKTNHELTHFAYYDNLTGAYNFSYFTAYGKEKLKNRQACSVAVLNIRQFKFYNEIFGHDQGNRLLIYIKKVIEKNLKEDEFFAMILQISSIFS, from the coding sequence ATGATTTTTGTGATTATTATGGCATTAGTGATTGTGCTGCTGGTATTTGGTTATCGTGTAACTTTAAAAACAAATCATGAATTAACACATTTTGCTTATTATGATAATCTCACAGGAGCTTATAATTTTTCGTATTTTACTGCTTATGGTAAGGAAAAGCTAAAAAATAGGCAAGCTTGCAGTGTTGCAGTTTTAAATATTCGTCAGTTTAAGTTTTATAATGAGATTTTTGGACATGATCAAGGCAATCGTTTATTGATTTATATCAAAAAGGTTATTGAAAAAAATTTAAAGGAAGATGAGTTTTTTGCCATGATACTGCAGATCAGTTCTATATTTTCTTGA